A genomic segment from Desertifilum tharense IPPAS B-1220 encodes:
- a CDS encoding circadian clock KaiB family protein — MPPKLHLTHPSLEEKASLKLFKGIALFTPGGDLVYCIDPTKRSQWHLHLCATLQELLDLPEPPHFLVPCYTATIDRWLDPYTQQVKVSAEAYAPVLRYQPLLNAIFETDSLVWQPISQTLGSCDPLVLATYRSRFPQLWEEHDLVIGVNSPGSRQFLRPTATQPEVEPLILSEPEAQGYVLRLFVSGYSAATERILQELYQLLERSLAYPYTLKVIDIYKHPEQAEADQVSATPTLVRVWPRPVRKIVGNLEDATKILQILGATQY, encoded by the coding sequence ATGCCTCCCAAATTGCATCTGACCCACCCCTCCCTAGAGGAGAAAGCCAGTCTAAAACTGTTTAAGGGGATTGCTTTATTTACACCAGGGGGAGATTTAGTTTACTGCATTGACCCCACCAAACGCAGCCAATGGCACCTACATTTATGTGCAACCTTACAGGAGTTATTAGATTTACCAGAACCGCCTCATTTCTTAGTCCCTTGTTATACAGCAACAATCGATCGTTGGCTCGATCCGTATACGCAACAGGTGAAGGTTTCCGCCGAAGCTTATGCCCCGGTTTTACGCTATCAACCCTTGCTGAATGCTATCTTTGAAACCGACTCTTTGGTTTGGCAACCGATTAGCCAAACCTTGGGTTCGTGCGATCCTTTAGTCTTAGCCACTTATCGATCTCGTTTCCCTCAACTTTGGGAAGAACACGATCTCGTCATTGGCGTCAACTCCCCCGGATCGCGTCAATTCCTACGCCCTACTGCAACGCAACCGGAAGTCGAACCTTTAATTCTGTCCGAACCGGAAGCCCAAGGCTATGTGTTACGCCTCTTTGTTTCGGGTTATAGCGCCGCTACCGAACGGATTTTACAAGAACTCTACCAGCTATTAGAGCGATCGCTCGCCTATCCCTACACGCTCAAAGTCATCGATATTTACAAGCATCCCGAACAAGCCGAAGCCGATCAAGTCTCTGCCACCCCCACATTAGTCAGAGTCTGGCCGCGCCCGGTGCGGAAGATTGTCGGTAACTTAGAAGATGCCACCAAAATCTTGCAAATTCTGGGCGCAACCCAATATTAA
- a CDS encoding S8 family serine peptidase, with product MNGDSANSPEYPTRNPEGASVPEENIGLVLQRGGDELILEKVRDRFTVVPQPNAAPSWTSQIPAIRHQNLPHIPSATRAGTLQEFIVQPEQLEDSMQAARQADAVAFASHVYHLQDDPGALVYLTDQLTLQFAPDVEPAVGTELANAAGLQLVKPIEGLPNAFVFQVTRAATENPVKIANRLMSLPQVLAAEPNIIIAIQSFYRPRDPLYPQQWYLQHAGGSQLALNSHIDVERAWDITRGVRSVVVAVTDDAIDLNHPDLQGIGKIVAPRDFKDQDFLPLPTSPEENHGTACAGLCVAEENGQGMVGVAPGCALMPIRTTGFLDDESIEQIFNWASSRGAAVISCSWGPAAVNFPLSLRQSAALNRAATQGRQGKGCVIVFAAGNANRPVNGTIDEQGWPNNVLRGPTRWLVGFAVHPDVIAVSASTSLGQKAAYSNWGNGISVCAPSNNAPPGMWLQQTGYIPTPPAVTGALPGLGMLTADRVGAAGYSSGDYTSEFGGTSSACPIVAGVAALVLSANPDLTAAQVKQILQQTADKIVDTSADPQFGFRKGTYNEAGYSEWFGYGKVNAFRAVSAARQMFMGTPSVGRRLTLQNNSRINLVDNNPQGVTSAIAVSDTGQLRDLQVAVDVEHSFLGDLEIYLLSPTNRRILLQSRTLGRNTRLETTYSLQTVPALRQLLNLPVRGNWQLLLIDFAAGDTGSLRGWQLTIGV from the coding sequence ATGAATGGCGATAGCGCAAATTCTCCTGAGTATCCCACCCGCAATCCGGAGGGTGCGAGCGTTCCCGAAGAGAATATTGGATTGGTGTTGCAGCGAGGGGGAGATGAACTCATTTTAGAGAAAGTGCGCGATCGCTTTACCGTGGTTCCCCAACCCAACGCCGCCCCCAGTTGGACGAGCCAAATTCCCGCCATTCGCCACCAAAACCTCCCCCATATTCCCTCAGCAACTCGCGCCGGAACCTTGCAAGAATTCATCGTTCAGCCCGAACAGCTTGAAGACTCCATGCAAGCCGCGCGGCAGGCAGATGCCGTCGCCTTTGCCAGCCACGTCTATCACCTGCAAGATGACCCTGGGGCCTTGGTTTACCTCACCGACCAACTCACCCTCCAATTTGCCCCCGATGTTGAACCCGCCGTTGGCACAGAACTGGCGAATGCAGCCGGGTTGCAACTGGTGAAACCCATTGAAGGCTTGCCGAATGCCTTTGTCTTTCAAGTCACCCGCGCTGCGACCGAAAACCCCGTTAAAATTGCCAATCGGTTGATGAGTTTGCCGCAAGTCCTAGCCGCCGAACCCAATATTATTATTGCAATCCAATCTTTTTATCGACCCCGCGATCCGCTCTACCCGCAACAATGGTATTTGCAACACGCTGGCGGTAGCCAACTGGCGCTCAACTCCCATATTGACGTAGAAAGAGCCTGGGATATTACGCGCGGCGTCCGTTCAGTCGTCGTCGCCGTCACTGATGACGCCATCGATCTCAACCATCCCGACCTTCAGGGCATTGGTAAAATTGTGGCTCCGCGAGACTTTAAAGACCAAGACTTTCTCCCCCTTCCCACCAGCCCAGAAGAGAATCACGGGACGGCCTGTGCGGGGTTGTGCGTTGCTGAAGAAAACGGTCAAGGGATGGTTGGCGTTGCCCCTGGTTGCGCCCTGATGCCGATTCGGACAACGGGGTTTCTCGATGACGAATCCATCGAGCAAATCTTTAACTGGGCGAGCAGTCGGGGGGCGGCGGTGATTTCTTGCAGTTGGGGCCCGGCGGCGGTGAATTTTCCCCTATCGTTGCGCCAAAGCGCGGCATTAAACCGGGCTGCCACCCAAGGACGCCAGGGTAAAGGCTGCGTCATTGTGTTTGCGGCGGGTAATGCCAATCGCCCCGTGAATGGCACGATTGATGAGCAAGGATGGCCTAATAATGTTTTGCGCGGCCCGACAAGATGGTTAGTTGGATTTGCCGTACATCCGGATGTAATCGCCGTTTCTGCCAGTACGAGCTTGGGGCAAAAGGCGGCCTATAGTAATTGGGGAAATGGGATTTCGGTGTGCGCGCCGAGTAATAATGCGCCTCCGGGGATGTGGTTGCAGCAAACGGGTTATATCCCGACTCCTCCGGCGGTGACGGGGGCGTTACCGGGGTTAGGGATGCTGACGGCGGATCGCGTTGGGGCTGCGGGGTACAGTTCAGGAGACTATACTTCGGAGTTTGGCGGGACTTCTAGCGCTTGCCCGATTGTCGCGGGGGTGGCGGCGTTGGTGCTGTCGGCGAATCCCGATTTGACGGCGGCTCAGGTGAAGCAGATTTTGCAGCAAACGGCGGATAAGATTGTCGATACCAGTGCCGATCCGCAGTTTGGTTTTCGCAAGGGGACTTACAATGAGGCGGGCTATTCTGAGTGGTTTGGCTATGGCAAGGTGAATGCGTTTCGGGCGGTTTCGGCGGCGCGACAGATGTTTATGGGGACGCCAAGCGTAGGGCGACGGCTGACGCTGCAAAATAATTCGCGGATTAATTTAGTGGATAATAATCCCCAAGGGGTGACAAGCGCGATCGCGGTTTCCGATACCGGACAGCTTCGAGACCTCCAAGTTGCAGTCGATGTTGAGCATTCTTTTTTAGGGGATTTGGAGATTTATCTGCTGTCTCCCACCAATCGCCGTATCTTATTGCAAAGTCGCACGCTCGGCCGCAATACGCGCCTAGAAACCACCTATTCTTTACAAACAGTACCCGCTTTGCGTCAATTGCTGAATCTCCCAGTACGGGGCAATTGGCAATTATTGTTAATTGATTTTGCGGCGGGCGATACGGGGAGTTTGCGAGGATGGCAACTCACGATAGGCGTTTAA
- a CDS encoding BolA family protein translates to MISPVQVESMIKAGLPDAYVQVQDLTGGGDHYQATVVSSAFEGKRRVQQHQLVYQALKEAMSSEAIHALALNTYTPNEWEAARQTV, encoded by the coding sequence ATGATTAGCCCAGTGCAGGTTGAATCGATGATTAAGGCTGGGTTGCCCGATGCCTATGTCCAAGTCCAGGACTTGACAGGAGGCGGCGATCATTATCAAGCCACGGTGGTTTCATCGGCGTTTGAAGGAAAACGACGCGTGCAGCAACACCAACTGGTTTATCAAGCTCTAAAAGAGGCCATGTCCAGCGAAGCCATTCATGCGCTGGCGCTGAATACGTACACGCCAAACGAGTGGGAAGCCGCCCGCCAAACCGTTTAA
- the grxD gene encoding Grx4 family monothiol glutaredoxin, whose protein sequence is MTPEAQEKIDSLVNQNKILVFMKGNKLMPQCGFSNNVVQILNALGVPFETVDVLADPDIRQGIKEYSNWPTIPQVYINGEFVGGSDIMIELYQKGELQEMVEVALAS, encoded by the coding sequence ATGACTCCAGAAGCTCAAGAGAAAATTGATAGTCTCGTTAACCAAAATAAAATTTTGGTGTTTATGAAGGGTAATAAATTAATGCCCCAATGCGGATTCTCCAATAATGTGGTGCAAATCCTCAATGCTTTGGGCGTACCGTTTGAAACGGTTGATGTATTAGCCGATCCTGACATCCGCCAAGGGATTAAAGAATACTCTAATTGGCCGACAATTCCCCAGGTGTATATTAACGGGGAGTTTGTTGGGGGTTCCGATATTATGATCGAACTCTATCAAAAAGGCGAATTGCAAGAAATGGTAGAGGTCGCCTTAGCGTCTTAG
- the hisIE gene encoding bifunctional phosphoribosyl-AMP cyclohydrolase/phosphoribosyl-ATP diphosphatase HisIE yields the protein MSSPLSANFLQAIPVDQIRYNEQGLVPAIVQDYLDGTVLMMAWMNAESLQKTLETGQTWFWSRSRSQFWHKGETSGHLQHVRSIRYDCDSDALLIGVEQIGDIACHTGERSCFHQVDGMVNAPPADTLSQVFEVICDRRDNPTLESYTCKLLAGGDNKILKKIGEEAAEVVMACKDDDPDAIASEVADLLYHTLVAIAHHNVDLRSVYRKLQERR from the coding sequence ATGTCTTCCCCGCTTTCTGCGAATTTCTTGCAAGCGATCCCCGTTGACCAAATTCGTTACAACGAACAAGGGTTGGTGCCTGCCATTGTCCAAGATTATCTCGATGGGACGGTGTTGATGATGGCATGGATGAATGCCGAATCGTTGCAAAAGACGCTGGAAACGGGTCAAACTTGGTTCTGGAGTCGATCGCGATCGCAATTTTGGCATAAGGGCGAAACCTCTGGCCATTTGCAGCATGTCCGCAGCATCCGCTACGACTGTGACAGCGATGCGTTGCTGATTGGGGTGGAGCAAATTGGCGATATTGCCTGTCATACGGGGGAACGCAGTTGTTTTCACCAGGTCGATGGCATGGTGAATGCGCCGCCGGCCGATACGTTATCTCAGGTGTTTGAGGTGATTTGCGATCGCCGCGACAATCCCACCCTAGAATCCTACACCTGCAAGCTGTTAGCCGGAGGAGATAATAAGATTCTCAAAAAAATTGGTGAAGAAGCCGCTGAAGTGGTAATGGCCTGTAAGGATGATGACCCAGATGCGATCGCCTCAGAAGTCGCCGATCTGCTCTACCATACCCTAGTGGCGATCGCGCATCACAACGTCGATTTGCGCTCAGTCTATCGCAAGCTCCAAGAACGCCGCTAA
- the hemL gene encoding glutamate-1-semialdehyde 2,1-aminomutase: protein MIATTFNTAKSEEIFAAAQKLMPGGVSSPVRAFKSVGGKPIVFDRVQGAYIWDVDGNQYIDYVGSWGPAICGHAHPDVISALHSALDKGTSFGAPSALENVLAQMVIDAVPSIEMVRFVNSGTEACMSVLRLMRAFTGRDKIIKFEGCYHGHADMFLVKAGSGVATLGLPDSPGVPKSTTTNTLTAPYNDLEAVKALFAEHPDQIAGVILEPVVGNSGFIPPDAGFLEGLRLITQENEALLVFDEVMTGFRIAYGGAQERFGITPDLTTLGKVIGGGLPVGAYGGRKDIMSLVAPAGPMYQAGTLSGNPLAMTAGIKTLELLQKSGTYEYLDKMTKKLIEGLLAIASETGHEACGGHISGMFGFFFTKGPVHSYEDAKKSDLAKFGRFHRGMLEHGVYLAPSQFEAGFTSIAHSEEDIEKTLAAAKAVMANL from the coding sequence TTGATTGCCACGACCTTTAATACTGCCAAATCTGAAGAAATTTTTGCCGCAGCCCAGAAACTCATGCCTGGTGGCGTCAGTTCGCCTGTCCGAGCCTTTAAATCTGTTGGGGGCAAACCCATTGTCTTCGACCGCGTTCAAGGCGCTTACATCTGGGACGTAGATGGCAACCAATACATCGACTACGTAGGCAGTTGGGGCCCCGCCATTTGCGGACACGCCCATCCCGATGTAATTTCGGCACTACACAGCGCCTTAGATAAAGGCACCAGCTTCGGGGCCCCCTCCGCCCTCGAAAACGTGCTAGCCCAAATGGTGATTGACGCCGTACCCAGCATCGAAATGGTACGCTTTGTCAACTCCGGAACCGAAGCCTGTATGTCCGTTCTCCGGTTAATGCGGGCGTTCACCGGACGGGACAAAATCATCAAATTTGAAGGCTGCTATCACGGTCACGCTGACATGTTCTTGGTGAAAGCCGGTTCCGGCGTCGCCACCCTCGGCCTACCCGACTCCCCCGGCGTTCCCAAATCCACCACCACTAACACCCTCACCGCCCCCTACAACGACCTAGAAGCCGTTAAAGCTCTGTTTGCCGAACATCCCGACCAAATCGCCGGAGTCATCCTAGAACCCGTTGTAGGCAACTCTGGCTTTATCCCCCCGGATGCTGGCTTTTTAGAAGGTCTGCGCCTGATTACTCAAGAAAATGAAGCCTTACTCGTTTTCGATGAAGTCATGACTGGCTTCCGCATCGCTTACGGTGGGGCACAAGAACGCTTTGGCATTACCCCAGACCTCACCACCTTGGGTAAAGTGATTGGCGGTGGTTTACCCGTAGGAGCCTATGGCGGTCGTAAAGATATCATGTCTCTAGTAGCACCCGCCGGGCCAATGTACCAGGCCGGAACCTTATCAGGTAATCCCCTCGCGATGACTGCCGGAATTAAGACCCTAGAACTGCTGCAAAAGTCAGGGACTTACGAATATCTCGATAAAATGACCAAAAAGCTCATTGAAGGTCTGCTCGCCATTGCTAGCGAAACGGGTCATGAAGCTTGTGGCGGTCATATTAGCGGCATGTTTGGTTTCTTCTTCACCAAAGGGCCGGTTCACAGCTACGAAGATGCGAAGAAGTCGGACTTGGCGAAGTTTGGGCGCTTCCATCGTGGGATGTTAGAACATGGCGTCTATTTAGCGCCTTCTCAGTTTGAAGCCGGGTTCACCTCCATCGCTCACTCTGAGGAAGATATCGAGAAGACTTTAGCAGCGGCTAAAGCAGTAATGGCGAATCTATAA
- a CDS encoding DUF416 family protein, whose protein sequence is MPLHLSFEYEKRAELVKELEIISPLHRLAFAASICERMLPNYSALARETKSDPFVLRKALDEVWQILQGKAVDAKIINRLIDECECARPEEGDPWFYLYEGSMAVVTTCYVLEACLDPTPQSIARVAERAEVNQGTLERSLYGDPN, encoded by the coding sequence ATGCCTCTGCACTTAAGTTTTGAGTACGAAAAAAGAGCGGAATTGGTGAAAGAACTAGAAATAATATCCCCGCTTCATAGATTAGCCTTTGCGGCTTCAATTTGCGAGAGGATGCTGCCGAATTACAGCGCTCTTGCTAGGGAGACCAAAAGCGACCCTTTTGTGCTAAGAAAAGCATTGGACGAAGTTTGGCAAATCCTGCAAGGAAAAGCAGTGGATGCTAAGATTATTAATCGGTTAATTGATGAGTGCGAATGTGCAAGACCAGAGGAAGGCGATCCCTGGTTCTACCTTTACGAAGGTTCAATGGCTGTTGTTACTACTTGCTATGTTTTGGAAGCCTGTCTCGATCCGACTCCGCAGAGCATTGCCCGAGTAGCAGAGCGTGCTGAAGTTAACCAGGGCACGCTAGAGAGGAGTCTCTACGGCGACCCAAATTAA
- a CDS encoding nucleoside hydrolase: MNSPLHPRKILVDTDPGGDDIFALLWLQSLAKQGLAEIVAITTVDGNVRAKYTFNAASKILSVCGFPEVEIGRGVPFHEQEVEDAAYIHGADGMGNLSPTLPEPIQQFETARYADEILIEKLNESPGEITLVTLAPLTNLAAAERKQPGILKQAKEIVMMAGAFNCPGNVTPHAEFNIAYNSEAANVVFNSRQDLIVLPMDVTMQLIFTELMALDVYQTQPENPIAKFIFSLTQFMKKTAMAYKETQGQKGFIVHDAVTLAYLFYPETLLLRRAQVSVETQGKYTRGKTLLDNRHLPKNQPNAFVALQVDAVNLLAVLAEDLKRLLS, from the coding sequence ATGAATTCTCCCCTGCATCCTCGCAAAATTTTAGTAGATACCGATCCGGGTGGCGATGATATTTTTGCCTTACTCTGGCTGCAAAGTTTAGCCAAACAAGGTTTAGCTGAAATCGTGGCAATTACAACCGTAGATGGCAATGTCCGAGCCAAGTATACCTTTAACGCTGCCAGTAAAATCCTTTCGGTTTGCGGTTTTCCCGAAGTAGAAATTGGACGCGGCGTTCCCTTCCACGAACAAGAAGTAGAAGATGCCGCTTATATTCATGGTGCGGATGGTATGGGCAATCTTTCTCCAACCTTACCCGAACCCATTCAACAGTTTGAGACGGCTCGCTATGCTGATGAAATCTTAATTGAAAAACTCAATGAAAGTCCCGGAGAAATCACCTTAGTTACCCTAGCACCTCTGACAAACTTAGCCGCAGCCGAGCGCAAACAGCCGGGAATTCTCAAACAAGCCAAAGAAATTGTGATGATGGCAGGGGCTTTTAATTGTCCGGGAAATGTAACACCCCATGCGGAGTTTAATATTGCCTATAATTCGGAAGCGGCTAATGTTGTTTTTAACTCGCGTCAGGATCTCATTGTGCTGCCAATGGATGTCACCATGCAACTGATTTTTACAGAGTTAATGGCGCTAGATGTTTATCAAACCCAACCTGAAAACCCAATTGCAAAATTTATCTTCTCCCTAACTCAATTTATGAAGAAAACCGCGATGGCTTATAAAGAAACGCAAGGCCAAAAAGGCTTTATCGTTCACGATGCTGTCACTTTAGCCTATTTGTTCTATCCCGAAACCTTGCTACTCCGTCGCGCTCAAGTCAGCGTAGAAACGCAAGGAAAATATACCAGAGGGAAAACCTTATTAGATAATCGTCATTTGCCTAAAAATCAGCCAAATGCGTTTGTAGCGTTACAAGTCGATGCGGTGAATCTATTAGCAGTCTTAGCTGAAGATTTAAAGCGGTTATTGAGTTAA
- a CDS encoding Uma2 family endonuclease has protein sequence MFSYDPKLHWPGAEDLPDSDDTPVDNELQDLIPGLLKSILALIWPNRWDWFFGVDMGIYYHPDEPPIIPDGFLSLGVERVFDPDLRLSYVLWEERVIPQLVVEVVSETYRGEYSRKKESYGELGVLYYAVYNPRRRRKPRLEVYQLVDGVYELLSGEPVWLAQIGLGIGRAEGTYLGIKREWLYWFDERGERFLTPEERLQESQERLQETEQRLQDAELRAQRLAEQLRSLGVDPQEY, from the coding sequence ATGTTTAGCTACGATCCAAAGCTGCACTGGCCGGGAGCAGAAGATTTACCTGATTCTGACGATACTCCTGTGGACAATGAATTACAAGATTTAATTCCAGGTTTGCTCAAAAGTATTTTGGCTTTAATTTGGCCTAATCGCTGGGATTGGTTCTTTGGGGTAGATATGGGAATTTATTACCACCCAGACGAACCGCCGATTATTCCTGATGGTTTTTTGAGTCTTGGAGTAGAACGGGTTTTCGATCCCGACTTGCGCCTCAGTTACGTGCTGTGGGAAGAACGGGTTATTCCTCAACTGGTTGTGGAGGTTGTTTCGGAAACTTACCGGGGCGAGTATAGCCGCAAAAAGGAGAGCTATGGGGAGTTGGGGGTGCTATATTATGCAGTCTATAATCCGCGCCGCCGCCGCAAGCCTCGCTTAGAGGTGTATCAGTTAGTGGATGGGGTGTATGAATTACTCTCTGGCGAACCCGTCTGGCTAGCGCAAATTGGCTTAGGAATAGGTCGGGCGGAAGGGACTTATTTAGGAATTAAGCGGGAGTGGCTGTACTGGTTTGACGAACGGGGCGAACGATTTTTGACGCCGGAAGAACGCTTACAGGAGTCGCAAGAACGCTTACAAGAGACGGAACAACGCTTACAGGATGCTGAATTACGCGCCCAACGCCTTGCAGAACAGTTGCGATCGCTTGGAGTCGATCCTCAAGAATATTAA
- a CDS encoding GH1 family beta-glucosidase: protein MSSYQFPDDFLWGAATAAYQIEGAATEDGRKPSVWDTFSATPGKVLNGDTGMTACDHYHRYESDIELMVQLGIKNYRFSIAWPRIIPDGRGQVNEAGIDFYKRLLDRLQEAGITPYATLFHWDSPQALEDLYGSWRSREMARDYADYVTAVVSRLGDRISQWMTINEIFCFTHMGYSAEEDPPHAPGTRVKTVKEVWQTSHHALLAHGLGCQAIRAASPVPCTVGLVDNISVTVPLMETPGDIEATKKAFHTYGTNGGVIFPALTGNYSPALLEKLGSQVPDIQPGDLETIHQPIDWLGFNIYSGVYTRAADNAEGYEFLPLPPGYPRLHMPWLNIVPECLYWGIRHVSETLGRPDLPIIVTENGCAAQDRLVDGEVMDSDRILYLRQHLKAAHRAASEGYPLKGYFVWSLMDNFEWAWGYDRRFGITYIDYATQQRIPKASFAWYRECLRQNRVV from the coding sequence ATGTCAAGTTATCAATTTCCCGATGATTTCCTCTGGGGGGCTGCAACGGCGGCCTATCAGATAGAAGGGGCGGCTACGGAAGACGGGAGAAAACCCAGCGTTTGGGATACCTTTAGCGCCACTCCGGGTAAAGTCCTCAATGGCGATACCGGAATGACCGCCTGCGACCATTACCACCGCTACGAGTCAGATATTGAGTTAATGGTGCAGCTAGGGATTAAAAATTATCGCTTCAGCATTGCTTGGCCGCGTATCATCCCAGACGGTCGGGGACAGGTGAATGAAGCGGGAATCGACTTTTATAAGCGCCTGCTAGACCGCTTGCAAGAGGCAGGAATTACCCCCTACGCCACCTTATTTCATTGGGACAGTCCCCAAGCCTTAGAGGACTTGTATGGGTCTTGGCGCAGCCGGGAAATGGCCCGCGATTATGCAGACTATGTTACCGCCGTAGTGAGTCGTTTGGGCGATCGCATTTCCCAATGGATGACCATTAACGAAATCTTCTGCTTTACCCACATGGGGTATAGCGCAGAGGAAGACCCGCCCCACGCCCCCGGAACCCGCGTTAAAACAGTAAAAGAGGTGTGGCAGACCTCCCACCATGCTTTACTGGCGCATGGTTTAGGCTGTCAGGCCATTCGCGCCGCCTCTCCAGTTCCCTGTACGGTGGGTTTGGTCGATAATATTTCTGTCACCGTTCCCCTGATGGAAACCCCTGGGGACATTGAAGCGACGAAGAAAGCCTTCCATACCTACGGAACCAATGGCGGCGTGATTTTTCCCGCCCTCACCGGAAACTACAGTCCAGCTTTACTCGAAAAATTGGGTTCCCAAGTTCCGGATATCCAGCCGGGAGATTTAGAAACGATTCATCAACCCATCGATTGGTTAGGCTTTAATATCTACTCTGGAGTCTATACGCGGGCGGCTGATAATGCCGAGGGTTACGAATTTCTCCCCCTACCTCCCGGCTATCCGCGCTTACATATGCCTTGGCTGAATATTGTCCCAGAATGCCTGTATTGGGGAATTCGCCATGTTAGCGAAACCCTGGGACGGCCTGACTTACCGATTATTGTCACGGAAAATGGTTGCGCGGCGCAAGATCGGCTAGTGGATGGAGAAGTAATGGATAGCGATCGCATTCTCTATCTTAGGCAACATTTGAAAGCGGCACATCGGGCCGCGAGCGAAGGCTATCCCCTCAAGGGCTATTTTGTTTGGAGTTTAATGGATAACTTTGAATGGGCTTGGGGATATGACCGACGGTTTGGCATTACCTACATTGACTATGCTACCCAGCAGCGCATCCCCAAAGCCAGTTTTGCTTGGTATCGGGAATGTCTGCGACAGAACCGGGTGGTTTAG
- a CDS encoding DPP IV N-terminal domain-containing protein, producing the protein MRPPFSQLTSIASLLLVLLILTACDKDQSSPPTTQNPTPPPTPTKIAFTSNRDGNYEIYLMEANGTNITRLTNHAADDEFPAWSPDGRKIAFMSNRNGKSDIYIMNADGSNPTNITRSTNSDDIVPNWSPDGRSIIFASDRSGAFDIYKMNIDGTNPINLTRSSNTDSAPTWSPDGSKIAFYSNRDGNREIYVMNADGSNVVNVSRSPNSQEGSPIWLPDGKRIAFLSNRNGRSEIFVVNADGSNLQNVTRNVARYDGVASWSPDGKQIAFHSEENGQIDIYTIAADGSNLKNITNSSSEDLYPAWQPK; encoded by the coding sequence ATGCGTCCCCCCTTCTCTCAACTCACCTCCATTGCTAGCCTCTTGCTAGTCCTCCTCATTCTCACCGCCTGCGATAAGGATCAATCTTCACCTCCTACAACCCAAAATCCCACGCCGCCCCCAACTCCGACTAAAATTGCCTTTACTTCTAACCGCGATGGTAACTATGAAATTTACCTCATGGAAGCCAACGGAACGAATATTACGCGCTTAACCAATCATGCCGCCGACGATGAATTTCCCGCTTGGTCGCCCGACGGTCGAAAAATAGCTTTTATGAGCAATCGTAACGGCAAAAGCGATATTTATATCATGAATGCGGATGGTTCTAACCCTACAAATATAACCCGAAGTACCAATTCAGACGATATTGTCCCCAATTGGTCGCCGGATGGTCGTTCTATTATTTTTGCATCCGATCGCAGCGGTGCTTTTGATATCTATAAAATGAATATTGATGGCACCAATCCGATTAATTTAACCCGCAGTTCAAATACAGATAGCGCCCCTACTTGGTCGCCCGATGGCAGTAAAATTGCGTTTTATTCTAATCGGGATGGAAATCGAGAAATCTACGTCATGAACGCCGATGGTTCTAACGTTGTAAATGTCAGCCGCAGCCCTAATTCCCAAGAAGGATCTCCCATTTGGCTACCTGATGGCAAACGCATTGCTTTTTTGTCTAACCGCAATGGACGCAGTGAAATTTTTGTGGTGAATGCGGATGGTTCTAACTTGCAAAATGTGACTCGCAATGTAGCCAGATATGATGGAGTTGCGTCTTGGTCTCCTGATGGCAAACAGATTGCTTTTCACTCGGAAGAAAATGGACAAATTGATATTTATACGATTGCCGCCGATGGTTCTAATTTGAAAAATATCACCAATAGCAGTAGTGAAGATTTATATCCGGCATGGCAACCCAAATAA